A DNA window from Aquarana catesbeiana isolate 2022-GZ linkage group LG01, ASM4218655v1, whole genome shotgun sequence contains the following coding sequences:
- the LOC141124134 gene encoding beta-1,4-galactosyltransferase galt-1-like, which produces MWKYKRVIFYTISMFICIVVISFSYYVEIRHPKMRSHGPPIATDTITALDNRTFIISPYYESRLGQSVRVIAIIHVSVKELYCIFHCSPNQNISVRAEIDLHSDRFGFPYGTADLLCAEPSGCDYTYMSFSSTDSTNTSQNLLFEVRNRPPQPISSNFTVCISALYGNYNNVLQMIQSIEMYKILGASRVTIYSTNCSQDVDKVLRHYIDEGILDMVPWPIDRYLQTTTEWRYSKGLNAEIGYFGQTASLNDCLYRNMYKSNFVLLNDIDEIILPIKDWDWSSLMESLQNKHPDTSVFCVENHVFPNSVNNSGFDLWSHVPGVNILRHSFREPIDWKVFNSRKMIVNPRDVFQISIHSALKHSRHWVNLESGMAITFHCRHKMRNDITSEHLIPDDILRRYNMSLVPNVDKVIQRLFSQ; this is translated from the coding sequence ATGTGGAAATATAAAAGAGTCATATTCTACACAATATCCATGTTTATTTGCATTGTTGTCATTTCTTTCTCCTACTATGTAGAAATCAGACATCCGAAGATGAGATCTCATGGACCTCCTATTGCCACAGACACCATTACAGCTCTGGATAATCGAACATTTATCATCTCCCCGTATTATGAGTCTAGACTTGGCCAATCAGTCCGGGTCATCGCCATCATCCATGTATCTGTGAAAGAACTCTACTGTATCTTCCATTGTTCCCCCAATCAGAACATCTCTGTCAGGGCAGAAATAGATCTTCACAGTGACAGATTTGGGTTCCCATATGGAACAGCAGATCTTCTATGTGCAGAACCTTCTGGGTGTGATTACACTTATATGTCTTTCTCTTCAACTGATTCCACAAATACAAGTCAGAATCTTCTGTTTGAAGTCAGGAACCGTCCACCACAACCAATCTCCTCCAATTTCACCGTCTGTATTTCTGCTTTGTATGGAAACTACAACAATGTCCTCCAGATGATCCAGAGTATTGAGATGTACAAGATTCTGGGGGCCTCTAGAGTAACCATCTATAGCACCAACTGCTCCCAGGATGTAGATAAGGTGTTACGTCATTACATTGATGAAGGAATTCTAGATATGGTGCCATGGCCAATAGACCGCTATCTCCAGACAACAACAGAATGGCGATATTCCAAAGGACTCAATGCTGAGATTGGATATTTTGGACAAACTGCATCCCTAAATGATTGTCTATACAGGAACATGTACAAAAGTAATTTTGTTCTCCTCAATGACATTGATGAAATTATTCTCCCAATCAAGGACTGGGACTGGTCATCACTGATGGAGAGTCTCCAGAATAAACACCCAGATACAAGTGTCTTCTGTGTTGAGAATCACGTCTTTCCGAATTCAGTCAACAACTCTGGATTTGACCTGTGGTCTCACGTTCCTGGGGTCAATATTCTCCGTCACAGCTTTCGAGAACCTATTGATTGGAAGGTCTTTAATAGCCGCAAAATGATTGTGAACCCCAGGGATGTATTTCAGATCTCCATCCACTCAGCTCTGAAACACAGCAGACATTGGGTGAATCTAGAATCAGGTATGGCCATCACCTTCCACTGTAGACACAAAATGAGGAACGACATCACCTCAGAACACCTCATTCCCGATGATATATTGAGAAGGTACAATATGTCTTTAGTGCCCAACGTCGATAAGGTGATTCAGAGACTTTTTTCTCAGTAA